A region of bacterium DNA encodes the following proteins:
- a CDS encoding methyltransferase domain-containing protein has product MDALAELNTRFYAEATLAFVRGRLHAPDLDAVDALPAARKAGLQLTKFKRSEVLPRVRRVIGALHALQPVDLLDVGTGRGAFLWPLLEALPGLPVTAIDRRRDRAADLQAVTRGGVRRLTAACMDVQGLALTEGSFDIVTMLEVLEHLEQPLLAAREAVRVARRSVVVSVPSHPDDNPEHLHLFTAEQIERIFMDAGASRVTVEHVLNHRIAVIRK; this is encoded by the coding sequence ATGGATGCTTTAGCGGAACTGAACACCCGCTTCTACGCCGAAGCGACTCTGGCGTTTGTCCGGGGCCGGCTGCATGCCCCAGACCTCGATGCCGTTGATGCACTTCCAGCCGCCCGCAAAGCGGGATTGCAGCTGACGAAGTTCAAGCGGTCCGAAGTTTTGCCACGCGTGCGCCGCGTCATCGGTGCCCTTCACGCTCTGCAGCCGGTGGACCTGTTGGACGTCGGGACAGGGCGCGGGGCTTTCCTGTGGCCCCTGCTCGAAGCGTTGCCTGGATTGCCGGTCACGGCCATCGACAGGCGACGGGACAGGGCCGCCGACCTGCAGGCCGTCACACGGGGCGGGGTGCGCCGACTGACAGCTGCATGTATGGACGTGCAGGGCCTGGCGCTTACCGAAGGGTCTTTTGACATCGTGACCATGCTCGAGGTCCTGGAGCATCTGGAGCAGCCGTTGCTGGCGGCCCGCGAAGCCGTGCGGGTTGCGCGCCGCTCGGTCGTCGTCTCGGTGCCATCGCACCCGGATGACAATCCCGAGCACTTGCACCTGTTCACGGCCGAGCAGATCGAGCGCATCTTCATGGACGCCGGGGCGTCGCGCGTAACGGTCGAGCACGTTCTGAATCACCGGATCGCAGTGATCCGGAAGTGA
- a CDS encoding AAA family ATPase translates to MAFLRKPRRGFVLGKFMPPHNGHVFMCDFARHYVDRLTILVCSLPSEPIPGALRFAWMKEMFPGCDVQWINEVLPQEPQVPDDFAFRRLWRDVVLQCGGATASGPAPFDVVFASEEYGRWLAAEVGAEFVPVDMGRLAVPISGAMVRERPFENWEFLPPVVRPYYVKRVTVFGPESTGKSTLCRALAEHYRTIVAPEYGRTYTEMFGTDVNAEDLRRIVQGHVAAVAAAKHQANRILIEDTDPVMTGVWSDLLVGGRHDWFGVFRDYADLYLLSDVDLPWIDDGTRYFRSADKRRHFYEMCENELIARNIRYAVVRGQGDERTRAAIAEIDRAIFGGADRDQIRT, encoded by the coding sequence ATGGCCTTCCTGAGAAAACCTCGTCGTGGCTTCGTGCTGGGCAAGTTCATGCCCCCGCATAATGGTCATGTCTTCATGTGCGATTTCGCGCGCCATTATGTGGACCGCCTGACCATTCTGGTCTGTTCGCTTCCAAGTGAGCCGATCCCCGGCGCGCTTCGGTTTGCGTGGATGAAGGAGATGTTCCCCGGCTGCGATGTGCAGTGGATCAACGAAGTGCTTCCGCAGGAGCCTCAGGTGCCCGACGATTTCGCATTCCGCCGCCTTTGGCGGGATGTCGTTCTCCAGTGCGGTGGGGCAACGGCCTCCGGTCCGGCCCCCTTCGATGTGGTGTTCGCGTCGGAGGAGTACGGACGCTGGCTGGCGGCGGAGGTCGGCGCGGAGTTCGTCCCGGTCGACATGGGGCGGCTGGCGGTGCCCATATCCGGCGCGATGGTGCGTGAGCGGCCGTTCGAGAACTGGGAATTTCTGCCCCCTGTAGTGCGCCCATATTACGTGAAGCGGGTGACGGTGTTCGGGCCCGAATCCACCGGCAAGTCGACGCTCTGCCGGGCGCTGGCGGAGCACTACCGCACCATCGTCGCCCCGGAGTACGGCCGGACCTACACCGAAATGTTTGGAACGGATGTGAACGCGGAAGATCTGCGCAGGATCGTTCAGGGCCATGTTGCGGCGGTCGCAGCAGCTAAGCACCAAGCGAACAGGATTCTGATCGAAGATACCGATCCTGTCATGACGGGCGTTTGGAGCGATCTGCTGGTCGGCGGCAGGCATGACTGGTTCGGCGTGTTCCGGGACTACGCCGATCTGTATTTGCTGTCGGATGTTGATCTGCCCTGGATAGATGACGGCACACGGTATTTCAGGAGTGCGGACAAGCGCCGGCACTTCTATGAGATGTGCGAGAATGAGCTCATTGCCAGGAATATCCGCTATGCGGTAGTGCGCGGCCAAGGTGATGAACGGACCCGAGCAGCGATCGCTGAAATCGACAGGGCGATCTTTGGCGGCGCGGACCGGGACCAGATTCGGACGTGA
- a CDS encoding nicotinamide mononucleotide transporter translates to MSLETHGQLLVADIYHGLLAPIPLGGYAPTSAMEILAVIFTAASVVGATRLKIAQYPVGILATILYSFVFVDAKLYSSLALNVYFTVIQLYGLYFWMFGGKVGTTDVGRLKLREPPIGDWPWRIVAFWGAMAAATSVLVGYAVAKYLNGSSAFMDAAILALSVLAQFLLDRKQLKSWIFWGLVNVLAVLVYGFQQHLLVSGFLYAGLFVNAFAGYFHWRKVMAAQSKVTI, encoded by the coding sequence TTGAGCCTTGAAACGCACGGACAGCTACTTGTGGCGGACATCTACCATGGCCTACTGGCGCCCATCCCACTCGGCGGCTACGCCCCGACTTCGGCCATGGAGATCCTGGCTGTCATCTTCACGGCGGCAAGTGTCGTTGGCGCTACGCGCCTCAAGATCGCCCAGTACCCGGTCGGCATTCTCGCGACGATCCTCTACAGCTTCGTGTTTGTCGATGCCAAACTCTACTCGAGCCTTGCGCTGAACGTCTATTTCACCGTCATCCAGCTCTATGGGCTGTATTTCTGGATGTTCGGCGGCAAGGTGGGGACAACCGATGTCGGCCGGCTGAAGCTCAGGGAGCCGCCCATCGGTGACTGGCCGTGGCGCATCGTGGCATTTTGGGGAGCCATGGCAGCGGCCACCAGCGTCCTGGTGGGCTACGCCGTCGCCAAGTACCTGAACGGAAGCTCCGCGTTCATGGATGCCGCGATCCTCGCACTCAGCGTGCTGGCTCAATTTCTTCTTGACCGCAAGCAGCTCAAGTCGTGGATCTTCTGGGGCCTGGTCAACGTGCTTGCCGTGCTCGTCTACGGATTTCAACAGCATCTTCTGGTCTCGGGATTCCTCTATGCCGGACTCTTTGTCAATGCGTTCGCGGGCTACTTCCATTGGCGCAAGGTGATGGCGGCGCAATCGAAAGTGACGATCTAG
- a CDS encoding AAA family ATPase yields the protein MAGCPQDAAHHAEGDVAAHTELVAAALAASPAWQALPRSEREDLFAAALLHDVAKPGTTRCDSDGRITSPGHSRRGAVAARRILWELGWPRARRERICGLIRHHQEPFFIMARDDAERRAITMSWRLDCRHLALLAEADARGRQCRDSGRLLENIELFVEYARELDCLDQSYRFASDHSRFLYFRRQDRSPAYCAHDDTKGLLTVMCGLPAAGKDTWIRQQEPGSAVISLDDMRRELKVRPTDPQGPLAAEARERARVLLRRGVSFVWNATNISNDQRGRVIDLGADYGYRIRIVCAEADAVDLRRRNDERDRPVPAAALERMLERWEAPDLTEGHEVVFVEP from the coding sequence ATGGCGGGATGCCCACAGGACGCAGCGCACCATGCCGAGGGTGATGTCGCCGCGCACACCGAGCTGGTCGCGGCCGCCCTGGCGGCAAGTCCCGCCTGGCAGGCGTTGCCTAGGTCCGAGCGCGAGGACCTGTTCGCGGCGGCGCTGCTGCACGATGTGGCCAAGCCAGGTACGACGCGGTGCGACAGCGACGGGCGCATCACGTCGCCTGGGCATTCGCGGCGGGGAGCGGTGGCTGCGCGGCGCATCCTCTGGGAACTGGGCTGGCCTCGCGCGCGCCGTGAGCGCATCTGTGGCCTGATTCGCCATCATCAGGAACCTTTCTTCATCATGGCGAGAGACGACGCTGAACGGCGGGCGATCACCATGAGCTGGCGTCTGGATTGCCGCCATCTGGCGCTGCTCGCCGAGGCCGATGCGCGCGGGCGGCAATGCCGTGACTCGGGGCGCCTGCTGGAGAACATCGAGTTGTTTGTTGAGTACGCGCGTGAGCTCGACTGTCTTGATCAGTCCTATCGCTTTGCATCGGACCACAGCCGCTTCCTGTACTTTCGCCGCCAGGATCGATCGCCCGCGTACTGCGCGCATGATGATACCAAGGGACTTCTGACCGTCATGTGCGGCCTGCCGGCGGCGGGAAAGGACACGTGGATTCGGCAGCAGGAACCAGGATCTGCGGTGATCTCGCTCGATGACATGCGACGGGAGCTCAAGGTGCGGCCGACGGATCCCCAGGGTCCGCTTGCTGCAGAGGCTCGCGAACGGGCACGAGTGCTCCTGCGACGCGGCGTCAGCTTCGTGTGGAACGCAACGAACATCAGCAATGACCAGCGGGGGCGGGTGATCGACCTGGGTGCGGATTACGGCTACAGGATCCGGATCGTTTGTGCGGAGGCGGACGCAGTGGACTTGCGCCGGCGCAATGATGAACGGGACAGGCCGGTGCCTGCTGCGGCATTGGAGAGGATGTTGGAACGGTGGGAGGCGCCGGACCTGACGGAGGGGCATGAGGTGGTGTTTGTTGAGCCTTGA
- a CDS encoding RNA ligase family protein, with protein MELRKYPRTPHLEGSRLQPGDEDLAAVPFVAIAGQHLVVEEKVDGANSAVSFSADGAMHLQSRGHFLTGGYRERHFAPLKAWASTVREELWVALRDRYVMYGEWCYAKHTVYYDQLPHYFLEFDILDRQSDSFLATPARATILRETGVKSVPVLHAGGLARIEELTAMVGVSRFKSPNWRTRLRDEAAGLGLDQDRASAETDPTDLMEGLYIKVEREGRVMERYKWVRVGFLQAVAQSDSHWLDRPIIPNALAPGAGLFPGGGA; from the coding sequence ATGGAGTTACGGAAGTACCCCCGAACGCCTCACTTGGAAGGGTCGCGCCTGCAACCCGGCGACGAGGACCTGGCTGCGGTGCCGTTTGTTGCCATCGCGGGCCAGCACCTTGTGGTTGAGGAGAAGGTGGATGGTGCGAACTCGGCAGTCAGTTTCAGCGCCGATGGCGCCATGCACCTGCAAAGCCGCGGGCATTTCCTGACCGGTGGCTACCGCGAACGCCATTTCGCCCCGCTGAAGGCCTGGGCGTCGACCGTGCGCGAGGAGCTCTGGGTCGCATTGCGTGACCGCTATGTGATGTACGGCGAGTGGTGCTATGCCAAGCACACCGTCTACTACGACCAGTTGCCCCACTACTTCCTCGAATTCGACATTCTGGATCGCCAGAGCGATAGCTTCCTGGCGACGCCCGCGCGGGCAACGATTCTCCGTGAGACCGGTGTCAAGTCTGTGCCGGTCCTGCACGCGGGCGGCCTTGCACGGATTGAAGAACTCACGGCCATGGTGGGGGTGTCGCGCTTCAAGTCGCCGAACTGGCGGACGCGCCTCCGCGATGAGGCGGCGGGCCTTGGCCTGGATCAGGACCGTGCCTCCGCGGAGACTGATCCCACCGACCTGATGGAGGGGCTGTACATCAAGGTTGAGCGGGAAGGCCGCGTGATGGAGCGCTACAAGTGGGTGCGGGTCGGCTTTCTGCAGGCGGTCGCGCAGTCGGACAGTCACTGGCTCGACCGGCCGATCATCCCCAATGCGCTCGCCCCCGGGGCGGGCCTTTTCCCGGGAGGCGGCGCGTGA